CATCGCTCCCCGTGGATCACCAGGGCATTCTCCGCCTGGACGACCTGGACCGGGCCTTGGCCGAGGGGCAGGACCTGGTTTCCATCATGGCGGCCAACAATGATCTGGGAACCCTCCAACCCATCGCTGAAGCCTGCGGGAGAACCCATGCTGCGGGGGCTCTGTTCCACACCGATGCGGTTCAGGCGGCTGGGAAGATCCCGATTCTAGTCCGGGAGTCGGGTGTGGACCTCCTCAGCCTCTCGGCCCACAAACTCCAGGGACCCAAGGGAGTCGGGGCGCTCTTCGTGAGGCGGAGCCTCGCGATCCATCCGACCCTGACGGGTGGGAGCCAGGAGCGCAGGCTCAGGCCTGGTACCGAAAACCTGCCCGGCATTGTGGGATTCGGCGTCGCCTGTGAGCATGCCCGGCACCAACAGGAAGCGGATGCTGCCAAGGTCCTGGCCTTGCGGCTGCGGCTGGAGGCGGGCCTCGTCCTCCTGGGCCTGCCCATCCACGGCCACCCGGAGCAGCGCCTGCCCAACACCGTCAACGTGGGCCTGCCTGGCATCCCCGGCGAGGATATGCTCCTCAACCTCGATCTCCAGGGCATCGCCGTATCGGTGGGCTCGGCCTGCAGCTCCACCAACCGGGAGCCCTCCTACATCCTCCAGGCCCTCGGATTGGACGACACCAGGGCCCGGCAGGCCATCCGCATCTCCCTGGGACCTTCCAACACCGAGGCTGAAAT
The sequence above is drawn from the uncultured Holophaga sp. genome and encodes:
- a CDS encoding cysteine desulfurase family protein → MSSIYLDHNASTPPLPEVVEAMVHCLREGLGNPSSVHRFGQEARRRLDLARAQVAAMISAAPEEIIFTSGGTEADNLALRGALPPGGRLAISAIEHSAIRETGHELRRMGASLTSLPVDHQGILRLDDLDRALAEGQDLVSIMAANNDLGTLQPIAEACGRTHAAGALFHTDAVQAAGKIPILVRESGVDLLSLSAHKLQGPKGVGALFVRRSLAIHPTLTGGSQERRLRPGTENLPGIVGFGVACEHARHQQEADAAKVLALRLRLEAGLVLLGLPIHGHPEQRLPNTVNVGLPGIPGEDMLLNLDLQGIAVSVGSACSSTNREPSYILQALGLDDTRARQAIRISLGPSNTEAEIDRTLEAIRSIILRFR